The genomic segment TTCAACAATTGAGAATCATTAATCCAAGcaacaaatatttcatgTTGAGAAGCAATATCGTTTTTGCTTGTTAAAGTAGTGATCATAGTACCGTTTGAATGCATATATGAATAGGTCACAGGAACGTAATTCCCGTTTTTTGTAAAATCAATAGCTAAAGGCACAGATGCATTAGAAACAATGGAATATGGTgtgatataataatattgtattaAATCCCAATCAACAATTTCTCTTTTCATCAACGCTTCTTGAAAAAAATCTTCTAAATATGTATCTTTTGTAATAATCTGGCCGTTGCTGGTATTTGTGTAACTCACAATATTAGAATCTCTCGTAGAAATTGCAACACCAGTTTTCTCCCATTCCCAATTCCAATCACTTGTACCGTAAGCAGCAAATGCAGCACCAGCAGCAGCGAGGACCAACGACGTTGCAAACCAGCCTAAGCAAGCAACTGCACCGCCTTCTCCAAATGTCAGTGCCCCGATTGCAACTTGGGCTTCAGGAGTACACACTACACCTGTAATTTTTGCACTACCAGCTGCGGCACCTATAAAAATAGTAGCACCCGAACCACATATTACTTCTTTAAATGATCTCTTAATAATTGGAATAGCATCGGTAAATGCGAATATCAAGACTAACGATAATAAAAGTGTTATTCTCCCACTTGTAAACAAATAAGTAGTGGGCAATTTAGTCATTTTGTCCTTAACCTTTCTTCTCTACTATTTAATGTATACTACGAAATCTCtatttgtaaaattttttcatgCTCGAAACATGTCACTATTTATACAAGTTTTTTGAACCAGATGAAACATACATACCTGTCCTAATTGTTGTACCTTTGCAGTCTTTCAGCGAGATATAGTAACCGCCTGACCTTATTACTCTAGCGAAGATAGATAACCTGCCCAATTTAGATAATTCCAAACAACAAGTATTTTATTTCCAATTGAACTGAGAATGGAAACATAGAGCACAGTGATGATACATGCAGGTGGGCGCCGTAAACGTTAGCGACCGTGGGCAGCAACGCAATTCAGTTACCATGTAAGTGAGTATTTGGTTGCATCAATTGATGTGACGTAAGCCGTTATAACactaaagaaaataaaacaccGCGCACGAAATGCGTATCTGCAGCGCGGGATTTGTGCATGGAAAATGTATTAcgaaaaatgaaatttttataaaacaaaCACTGCGAAGTAATAACTGGAGACGCTTTCATACGTAGCAATTTTCGTCGGATCTATTAGTTGTTCTATACGGCACGGACGTGTTCAGTCTTTCTAAAAACTACCGTTTCGAAATTCGAAAATATGTTTCACTATAGTATCGTTCCCAGAACAACCGTTAAGTTGCATGAAAAATTGTTGGATATAAAAGTTGAtaacaatatttatatcttgCCTAACTTGATATAGTGTTGTCGTATTGGTTCAAACCGCTGAACCTGTATTACTACTAATAGACGTTTATACGTATTTAAACGATCTCCTTCCCAGATGGGGAGAGGAGCGCAGGAGCGCCCAACGGCGCATACTGCTGTATTATACCACTGTATTTAGTAATTCTAATGTTTATTTCTCTTCATATATCTATAACTAACAGTCCCTCCTCGAATAAACCGGCTAGTATTCGACTTGAGccttttgaatatttcgAGAGTAAGTGCAACGTTACTACCATTCTCGTAGAAGTTCAGGAAAATGCTATAATCAAGGAAGCCGTAAGTTTTACTGGACACAGCCGTTAAGACTGCAATTTTGACAAGTTCCGAAGTCCATGTCCAGGCTATTATTAGACAGTATACCTCGACTCATTTCAATCAGTCATCAATTCAGGACATGGCTTTCATAAAGGAAACTTATGGTAGGGTAAAGTTAGCACTACCGCCATGTTATTTAACCAGAACAAGTCAGTGTTTAACAAGTTGATCGAAGAACAACAATCCTGGACTAGAAAATCTCATAAAACTATTGCAAAACAGATTATTGCTGCAGAACGAGGCACTCACTTGTTTGACAgtgaaaaagaaaataatat from the Tetrapisispora phaffii CBS 4417 chromosome 9, complete genome genome contains:
- the TPHA0I00100 gene encoding uncharacterized protein, yielding MTKLPTTYLFTSGRITLLLSLVLIFAFTDAIPIIKRSFKEVICGSGATIFIGAAAGSAKITGVVCTPEAQVAIGALTFGEGGAVACLGWFATSLVLAAAGAAFAAYGTSDWNWEWEKTGVAISTRDSNIVSYTNTSNGQIITKDTYLEDFFQEALMKREIVDWDLIQYYYITPYSIVSNASVPLAIDFTKNGNYVPVTYSYMHSNGTMITTLTSKNDIASQHEIFVAWINDSQLLKRDETATWWSYNTYGANPGRCNDLEQHLNTYSSDYKQDWEQIGMAIASIDNNNIPSKFCLSASDGDTTVRENSAIVGEIYANQYGGIDGTC